Proteins encoded in a region of the Photobacterium angustum genome:
- a CDS encoding DUF1107 domain-containing protein: MRMFKRYLPKLIAKHVSRLFSGRLYIDGRGGYHFENGLLLVPIKAEKRHYDTVNEVNLEVRRLRETYEA, translated from the coding sequence ATGCGGATGTTTAAACGCTACTTACCAAAATTAATCGCCAAACATGTCAGTCGCTTATTTAGTGGTCGCCTCTACATTGACGGACGCGGTGGGTACCATTTTGAAAATGGTTTACTACTGGTTCCTATTAAAGCAGAGAAGCGTCATTACGATACCGTGAATGAGGTGAATTTAGAGGTAAGACGCTTACGTGAAACCTATGAAGCTTAA
- a CDS encoding FAD-dependent 2-octaprenylphenol hydroxylase gives MMQSVDVAIIGGGMVGLTLAAALAETELRVAVIEGHLPDPQLQSLPDLRVSALSRASERIFRRLGVWEGIVSRRMSPYSEMTVWEQDSFAQIHFDAQRLAQPDLGHIVENRVIQLALLDRVKQFSNVTLLVPERCENIAFGESEAWLTLASGKHLTAKLVVGADGANSWVRQQLDIPLTHWDYGHSAIVANIRSQEPHMKMARQIFRPQGPLAFLPLSEPDLCSIVWSVPPDEAKQLCDMSDELFNQHLTTAFDNRLGLCRVEGERQAFPLRMRYARDFVRERVALVGDAAHTIHPLAGQGVNLGLLDAAALAQELKALWLADKDIGKQAHLRQYERWRKAEAAKMITAMQGFKDLFSGSNPAKKLLRDIGMLVADKAPGMKDEFMRKALGLSGELPELARYEK, from the coding sequence ATGATGCAAAGTGTTGATGTCGCGATTATTGGCGGCGGAATGGTGGGCTTAACGTTAGCTGCAGCATTGGCTGAAACTGAACTTCGAGTTGCCGTTATTGAAGGACATTTACCTGATCCTCAATTGCAGTCATTACCTGATTTACGTGTATCGGCATTAAGCCGTGCCAGTGAACGTATTTTTCGTCGCTTAGGCGTATGGGAAGGGATTGTAAGTCGTCGTATGAGCCCATATTCGGAAATGACCGTATGGGAGCAAGATAGCTTTGCTCAAATCCATTTTGATGCACAGCGATTAGCTCAGCCTGATCTGGGGCATATTGTTGAAAATCGAGTCATTCAGCTCGCCTTATTAGATCGTGTAAAGCAGTTTAGTAATGTGACGTTATTAGTTCCAGAGCGTTGTGAAAACATCGCTTTTGGTGAATCAGAAGCATGGCTAACATTAGCATCTGGCAAACATCTGACGGCGAAATTGGTTGTTGGTGCTGATGGGGCAAACTCTTGGGTACGTCAGCAACTAGATATTCCATTAACCCATTGGGATTATGGTCATAGTGCCATTGTGGCTAATATTCGTAGCCAAGAGCCACACATGAAGATGGCACGACAGATTTTTCGGCCACAAGGACCGTTAGCCTTTTTACCGTTATCTGAACCTGATTTATGCTCTATCGTGTGGTCTGTACCGCCAGATGAAGCTAAACAATTATGTGATATGTCAGATGAGTTGTTTAATCAGCATCTAACGACTGCATTTGATAATCGCTTAGGTTTATGTCGCGTAGAAGGTGAGCGTCAAGCGTTTCCACTGCGTATGCGTTATGCGCGTGATTTTGTTCGTGAACGCGTCGCGTTAGTCGGTGATGCAGCACATACTATTCATCCATTGGCAGGGCAGGGAGTAAACCTTGGTTTGCTTGATGCAGCGGCTTTGGCACAAGAGCTTAAAGCACTATGGTTAGCAGATAAAGATATAGGTAAACAGGCGCATTTACGTCAATATGAACGTTGGCGTAAAGCTGAAGCGGCGAAGATGATCACTGCGATGCAAGGATTTAAAGATCTGTTTTCAGGTTCAAATCCAGCGAAAAAACTATTACGTGATATAGGTATGTTAGTAGCAGATAAAGCGCCGGGTATGAAAGACGAGTTTATGCGTAAAGCGTTAGGTTTGAGTGGTGAATTGCCAGAGCTTGCTCGCTACGAAAAATAA
- the ubiH gene encoding 2-octaprenyl-6-methoxyphenyl hydroxylase — MKHYDVVIAGGAMAGASLAIALDVLSRHSLRIAVVEAVMPEFDTHPGYDARSIALSYGTTRLLDNIGMWSALLDVATPINDIHVSDRGHAGMVRISSQEQAVDALGYVVELADVGEVFHHKLQQLVNVDLYCPASVKQIERSVDHATIELDNGERIQASLLVAADGAISHCCQLVKLGRSDYDFEQTAIIANITTSEPHYNQAFERFTEHGPVALLPMSQGRSSLVWCVPPEQQQVIMDLSDAEFLAKLQHAFGWRLGALTQTGKRSCYPLLLRQSNSLVSHRFAVIGNAAQTLHPIAGQGFNLGIRDVMTLAEEIVSGRQQGNDIGLPEVLGRYRERRMPDRQNTIMMTTGLVNLFANDNRLLTAGRNVGLATMNLSNTLKAPLLRRAMGQVER, encoded by the coding sequence GTGAAGCACTATGATGTTGTAATTGCTGGTGGTGCAATGGCAGGAGCGAGTCTTGCTATCGCATTAGATGTATTGAGCCGTCATTCATTACGTATTGCAGTGGTTGAAGCTGTGATGCCTGAGTTTGATACTCATCCGGGTTATGATGCAAGAAGTATCGCTTTATCGTATGGTACGACACGCTTACTGGATAACATTGGTATGTGGTCAGCCTTGCTTGATGTTGCAACGCCGATAAACGATATTCATGTTTCAGATCGTGGTCATGCGGGTATGGTTCGTATCTCCTCACAGGAGCAGGCGGTCGATGCGTTAGGTTATGTGGTTGAACTCGCTGATGTAGGTGAAGTTTTTCACCATAAACTGCAGCAGCTAGTAAATGTTGATCTATATTGTCCTGCCAGTGTTAAGCAAATTGAGCGCAGCGTAGATCACGCAACTATTGAGCTTGATAACGGTGAACGTATACAGGCGTCGTTGCTGGTGGCTGCTGATGGGGCTATTTCTCATTGCTGTCAGTTGGTGAAGCTTGGTCGCTCAGACTATGATTTTGAACAAACTGCTATTATTGCCAATATTACAACCTCTGAGCCTCATTATAATCAAGCATTTGAACGCTTTACAGAACATGGTCCTGTTGCCTTGCTGCCGATGTCTCAAGGGCGAAGCTCTTTAGTGTGGTGTGTACCACCAGAGCAACAACAAGTGATCATGGATTTATCTGACGCAGAATTTCTTGCCAAGCTACAACACGCGTTTGGGTGGCGTTTAGGTGCGTTAACCCAAACGGGTAAACGCTCATGCTATCCGCTATTACTTCGTCAATCGAACTCGCTGGTATCGCATCGTTTTGCCGTGATTGGTAATGCGGCGCAAACATTACATCCTATCGCAGGACAAGGATTTAACCTCGGTATTCGAGATGTAATGACACTTGCTGAAGAGATCGTTTCAGGTCGTCAACAGGGTAACGATATAGGTTTACCTGAGGTGTTAGGGCGTTACCGAGAACGCCGTATGCCCGATCGTCAAAATACCATTATGATGACAACAGGATTGGTAAACTTATTTGCTAATGATAATCGATTGTTGACGGCTGGACGGAATGTTGGTTTGGCTACAATGAATCTTTCAAACACATTAAAAGCACCGCTATTGCGTCGTGCTATGGGACAGGTAGAACGATAG
- the gcvH gene encoding glycine cleavage system protein GcvH: MSYVSLELQYTHSHEWIRSEGDGIYTIGITDHAQSLLGDMVYVELPDIESSTDVGEECAMAESVKAASDIYAPLSGVVIAVNDELDSAPELVNSDPYGDGWLFQIRVNDDNELNDLLMAEDYATIIVEDEEQ; encoded by the coding sequence ATGAGTTACGTTTCTCTTGAATTACAATATACCCACAGCCATGAATGGATTCGTTCTGAAGGTGATGGGATTTACACTATTGGTATTACCGACCATGCTCAATCATTGCTTGGTGATATGGTTTATGTTGAATTGCCAGATATTGAATCATCCACAGATGTGGGGGAAGAGTGTGCGATGGCTGAATCTGTAAAAGCGGCTTCAGATATATATGCTCCCTTGTCTGGTGTCGTGATTGCTGTTAACGATGAATTAGATTCGGCACCAGAGCTCGTTAATAGTGATCCTTATGGTGACGGTTGGTTATTTCAGATTAGGGTGAATGATGATAACGAGCTGAATGACTTATTGATGGCGGAAGATTACGCCACTATTATTGTTGAAGATGAAGAACAGTAA